A window of Pseudomonas guangdongensis contains these coding sequences:
- the lgt gene encoding prolipoprotein diacylglyceryl transferase: MLVFPQIDPVAIALGPLKIHWYGLMYLVGIGGAWLLATRRLAQFDPAWNRDKLSDLVFWVACGVILGGRFGYVVFYNFEQFLADPLWLLRIWEGGMSFHGGLLGVMLAVWWFGKRNGKGFFALMDFIAPLVPLGLGAGRIGNFINAELWGKPTDLPWAMLFPAWSDPQQLARHPSQLYQFALEGVALFAILWLYSRKPRPTMAVSGLFAACYGAFRFLVEFVRVPDAQLGYLAGGWLTMGQILSLPMILGGLGLMLWAYRRTAR, translated from the coding sequence ATGCTGGTTTTCCCGCAGATCGACCCGGTGGCTATCGCCCTCGGCCCGCTGAAGATCCACTGGTACGGCCTGATGTATCTGGTCGGCATCGGCGGCGCCTGGCTGCTGGCGACCCGCCGGCTGGCGCAGTTCGACCCGGCCTGGAACCGCGACAAGCTGTCCGACCTGGTGTTCTGGGTGGCCTGCGGGGTGATCCTCGGCGGGCGCTTCGGCTACGTGGTGTTCTACAACTTCGAGCAGTTCCTGGCCGATCCGCTGTGGCTGCTGCGCATCTGGGAAGGCGGCATGTCGTTCCACGGCGGCCTGCTCGGGGTGATGCTGGCGGTGTGGTGGTTCGGCAAGCGCAACGGCAAAGGCTTCTTCGCCCTGATGGACTTCATCGCCCCGCTGGTGCCGCTGGGCCTGGGCGCCGGGCGGATCGGCAACTTCATCAACGCCGAGCTGTGGGGCAAGCCCACCGACCTGCCGTGGGCCATGCTGTTCCCGGCCTGGAGCGACCCGCAGCAGCTGGCCCGCCACCCCTCGCAGCTCTACCAGTTCGCCCTCGAAGGGGTGGCGCTGTTCGCCATCCTCTGGCTGTACTCGCGCAAGCCGCGCCCGACCATGGCGGTGTCCGGACTGTTCGCCGCCTGCTACGGCGCCTTCCGCTTCCTCGTCGAGTTCGTCCGCGTGCCGGACGCCCAGCTCGGCTACCTGGCCGGCGGCTGGCTGACCATGGGCCAGATCCTCAGCCTGCCGATGATCCTCGGCGGCCTGGGCCTGATGCTCTGGGCCTACCGGCGCACCGCCCGCTGA
- a CDS encoding thymidylate synthase, translating into MKQYLDLMRRVRETGTFKADRTGTGTWSVFGHQMRFDLADGFPLVTTKKCHLKSIVHELLWFLKGDTNIRYLQDHGVRIWDEWADEHGELGPVYGYQWRSWPAPNGESIDQIANLIAMIKNNPDSRRLIVSAWNPALVEQMALPPCHCLFQFYVADGKLSCQLYQRSADIFLGVPFNIASYALLTMMVAQVCDLAPGEFVWSGGDCHLYANHLEQADLQLSREPLPLPQMKLNPAVKDLFAFRFEDFELQNYQAHPHIKADVAV; encoded by the coding sequence ATGAAACAGTACCTCGACCTGATGCGCCGCGTGCGCGAGACCGGCACCTTCAAGGCCGACCGTACCGGCACCGGTACCTGGAGCGTGTTCGGCCACCAGATGCGCTTCGACCTGGCCGACGGCTTCCCGCTGGTCACCACCAAGAAGTGCCACCTGAAATCCATCGTCCACGAGCTGCTGTGGTTCCTCAAAGGCGACACCAACATCCGCTACCTGCAGGACCACGGCGTGCGCATCTGGGACGAATGGGCCGACGAGCACGGCGAGCTGGGCCCGGTATACGGCTACCAGTGGCGCTCCTGGCCGGCGCCCAACGGCGAGTCCATCGACCAGATCGCCAACCTGATCGCGATGATCAAGAACAACCCGGACTCGCGGCGACTGATCGTCTCGGCGTGGAACCCGGCGCTGGTCGAGCAGATGGCCCTGCCGCCCTGCCACTGCCTGTTCCAGTTCTACGTCGCCGACGGCAAATTGAGCTGCCAGCTGTACCAGCGCAGCGCGGACATCTTCCTCGGCGTGCCGTTCAACATCGCCAGCTACGCGCTGCTGACGATGATGGTCGCCCAGGTCTGCGATCTCGCCCCCGGCGAATTCGTCTGGAGCGGCGGCGACTGCCACCTGTACGCCAACCACCTGGAGCAGGCCGACCTGCAGCTGTCGCGCGAGCCGCTGCCGCTGCCGCAGATGAAGCTCAACCCCGCGGTGAAGGACCTGTTCGCCTTCCGCTTCGAGGACTTCGAGCTGCAGAACTACCAGGCCCACCCGCACATCAAGGCCGACGTCGCGGTCTGA
- a CDS encoding TRAP transporter large permease, translating to MSGLSLGLIGLAVTLTLLVLRVHIGITMLIGGAVCFLAVNSGDINALLFTLNNLAYSRLSNYDLAVIPLFVLMGQFATHGGLSRAIFRCAAAFVGHWKGGLGMSAIGACAGFGAICGSSLATAATMSHVALPELRRHNYSGRLATATVAAGGTLGILIPPSVPLIIYAVLTQESIAKLFVAAVIPGILAVIGYMVVLRIMVAREGGHDQEQAKASTAERIKAFVNVLPVIGVFTVVIVGIYGGWSNPTEAASIGAAACGILAVIQGGMRWDGIRTSLLGTAETTAMIFLVLLGADLLNSGLALTQMPNELAEWVKNSGLAPMLVLAAILVLYLLLGCVMDSLAMILLTIPIFYPVIMGLDFFGLDPSEKSIWFGILALMVVEIGLVTPPLGMNLFIVQRAAGNVPLAETARGVIPFITSDLLRIVLLALFPGISLWLLSF from the coding sequence ATGAGCGGTCTGAGTCTTGGCCTGATCGGCCTGGCCGTTACCCTGACCCTGCTGGTTTTGCGCGTGCACATCGGCATCACCATGCTGATCGGCGGCGCGGTCTGCTTCCTGGCGGTGAACTCCGGCGATATCAACGCGCTGCTGTTCACCCTCAACAACCTCGCCTACTCGCGGCTGTCCAACTACGACCTGGCGGTGATCCCGCTGTTCGTGCTGATGGGCCAGTTCGCCACCCACGGCGGCCTGTCGCGGGCGATCTTCCGCTGCGCGGCGGCCTTCGTCGGCCACTGGAAGGGCGGCCTGGGCATGTCGGCGATCGGCGCCTGCGCCGGCTTCGGCGCGATCTGCGGCTCCTCGCTGGCCACCGCGGCAACCATGAGCCACGTGGCCCTGCCGGAACTGCGCCGGCACAACTATTCCGGCCGCCTGGCCACCGCCACCGTGGCGGCCGGCGGCACCCTGGGCATCCTGATCCCGCCGTCGGTGCCGCTGATCATCTACGCGGTGCTGACCCAGGAGTCGATCGCCAAGCTGTTCGTCGCCGCGGTGATTCCCGGCATCCTCGCGGTGATCGGCTACATGGTGGTGCTGCGCATCATGGTCGCCCGCGAAGGCGGCCACGATCAGGAGCAGGCCAAGGCCAGCACGGCCGAGCGGATCAAGGCGTTCGTCAACGTGCTGCCGGTGATCGGCGTGTTCACCGTGGTGATCGTCGGCATCTACGGCGGCTGGTCCAACCCCACCGAGGCGGCCTCCATCGGCGCCGCGGCCTGCGGCATCCTCGCGGTGATCCAGGGCGGCATGCGCTGGGACGGCATCCGCACCAGCCTGCTCGGCACCGCGGAAACCACCGCGATGATCTTCCTCGTGCTGCTCGGCGCCGACCTGCTCAACTCCGGCCTGGCGCTGACCCAGATGCCCAACGAGCTGGCCGAGTGGGTGAAGAACAGCGGCCTGGCGCCGATGCTGGTGCTGGCGGCGATCCTCGTCCTCTACCTGCTGCTCGGCTGCGTGATGGACTCGCTGGCGATGATCCTGCTGACCATCCCGATCTTCTACCCGGTGATCATGGGCCTGGACTTCTTCGGCCTGGACCCGTCCGAGAAGTCGATCTGGTTCGGCATCCTCGCCCTGATGGTGGTGGAGATCGGTCTGGTGACGCCGCCATTGGGGATGAACCTGTTCATCGTCCAGCGCGCCGCCGGCAACGTGCCGCTGGCGGAAACCGCCCGCGGGGTGATCCCCTTCATCACCTCCGACCTGCTGCGCATCGTGCTGCTGGCCCTGTTCCCCGGGATCAGCCTGTGGCTGCTCAGCTTCTGA
- a CDS encoding TRAP transporter small permease, with protein MAESLSFEGDLELQRGPWGRVLYRVCQFFALAGGVVLLALINMSLVSIIGRKLFAEPIRGDIELMEIGASIAIAAFLPLCEMRGLHIKVDTFTMKLPGCVQRGLDAIGHSLCMLAALILAWRTALQLLDNLEYGDVSTLLSIPMWIPLALIVPSLTLLALASAWRVAHCLTHGGRS; from the coding sequence ATGGCTGAGTCGCTTTCCTTCGAAGGCGACCTGGAACTGCAACGCGGCCCCTGGGGCCGCGTTCTTTATCGGGTCTGCCAATTCTTCGCCCTGGCCGGCGGCGTGGTGCTGCTGGCGCTGATCAACATGTCGCTGGTGTCGATCATCGGCCGCAAGCTGTTCGCCGAGCCGATCCGCGGCGACATCGAGCTGATGGAGATCGGCGCGTCCATCGCCATCGCCGCCTTCCTGCCGCTGTGCGAGATGCGCGGCCTGCACATCAAGGTCGACACCTTCACCATGAAGCTGCCGGGCTGCGTGCAGCGCGGTCTGGACGCCATCGGCCACAGCCTGTGCATGCTCGCCGCGCTGATCCTCGCCTGGCGCACCGCGCTGCAACTGCTCGACAACCTGGAGTACGGCGACGTGTCCACCCTGCTGTCGATCCCCATGTGGATTCCGCTGGCGCTGATCGTGCCCAGCCTGACCCTGCTGGCGCTGGCCAGCGCCTGGCGGGTCGCCCACTGCCTGACCCATGGAGGTCGTTCATGA
- a CDS encoding TRAP transporter substrate-binding protein encodes MIRLKLAALVTAVACAASAQAAETYTLKFGHFLPSTSYQQREMFEPWCAKLKEESAGRLECQIYPSMQLGGTPAKLADMVRNGVADIVWTAPSYSPGKFPRIEAVEQPFLMPYGARNSDPIIWKFYQQYAKEDFKGYKVLAMHGDGGMGFHTRSKAITSLDDLKGMKLRASHRASALLVESFGAAPVSMPPPQMTESLSKGVIDGVLFTWSTIRDVKVDEVTRFHSEPPAGSPSLTSTVLTMLMNEKKFASLPKDLQEILERNSGEALNNMISGVWDKHMESAIQATPAEQIVNISADNYAAMQKAAEPVAQNWVKEVAAKGVDGNALLQGVRGIAAAQASSSAQAAR; translated from the coding sequence ATGATCCGCCTCAAGCTGGCCGCCCTGGTCACCGCCGTTGCTTGTGCCGCCTCCGCCCAGGCTGCCGAGACCTACACCCTCAAGTTCGGTCACTTCCTGCCGTCCACTTCCTACCAGCAGCGCGAGATGTTCGAGCCCTGGTGCGCCAAGCTCAAGGAAGAGTCCGCCGGCCGCCTGGAATGCCAGATCTACCCGTCCATGCAGCTCGGCGGCACCCCGGCCAAGCTCGCCGACATGGTGCGCAACGGCGTCGCCGACATCGTCTGGACCGCGCCGTCCTACTCGCCGGGCAAGTTCCCGCGCATCGAGGCGGTCGAGCAGCCGTTCCTGATGCCCTACGGCGCGCGCAACAGCGACCCGATCATCTGGAAGTTCTACCAGCAGTACGCCAAGGAAGACTTCAAGGGCTACAAGGTGCTGGCCATGCACGGCGACGGCGGCATGGGCTTCCACACCCGCAGCAAGGCGATCACCAGCCTCGACGACCTCAAGGGCATGAAGCTGCGCGCCTCGCACCGCGCCTCCGCGCTGCTGGTCGAATCCTTCGGCGCCGCGCCGGTGAGCATGCCGCCGCCGCAGATGACTGAATCGCTGTCCAAGGGCGTGATCGACGGCGTGCTGTTCACCTGGAGCACCATCCGCGACGTCAAGGTCGACGAGGTGACCCGCTTCCACAGCGAGCCGCCGGCCGGCTCGCCGTCGCTGACCAGCACCGTGCTGACCATGCTGATGAACGAGAAGAAGTTCGCCAGCCTGCCCAAGGACCTGCAGGAGATCCTCGAACGCAACAGCGGCGAGGCCCTCAACAACATGATCAGCGGCGTCTGGGACAAGCACATGGAGAGCGCCATCCAGGCCACTCCGGCCGAGCAGATCGTCAACATCAGCGCCGACAACTACGCGGCCATGCAGAAGGCCGCCGAGCCGGTGGCGCAGAACTGGGTCAAGGAAGTCGCCGCCAAGGGCGTCGACGGCAATGCCCTGCTGCAGGGCGTGCGCGGCATCGCCGCGGCCCAGGCCTCGTCCTCGGCCCAGGCGGCACGGTAA
- the paaX gene encoding phenylacetic acid degradation operon negative regulatory protein PaaX, whose amino-acid sequence MTSLLPLANLIQRFQEQTPIRASSLIVTVYGDAVEPHGGAVWLGSLIQLLEPMGINQRLIRTSVFRLTKDGWLKADKVGRRSYYSLTGPGRRRFEKAFKRIYTSSLPAWDGTWCLAVLSQLEADKRKQVREELEWQGFGALAPTVLANPRCDRADVAATLQELEALDDTILFETTAQEVLASRALRLQVRESWKIDALGAHYSEFIQLFRPLWQALREADRHEPQDCFLARTLLIHEYRKLLLRDPQLPDELLPGDWEGRAARQLCRNIYRLIYAPAEQWLNQVLETADGPLPEAGENFYQRFGGLR is encoded by the coding sequence ATGACCTCCCTCCTGCCTCTTGCCAACCTGATCCAGCGCTTTCAGGAGCAGACGCCCATCCGTGCCAGTTCGCTGATCGTCACCGTCTACGGCGATGCGGTCGAACCCCATGGCGGCGCCGTCTGGCTGGGCAGCCTGATCCAGCTGCTCGAACCCATGGGCATCAACCAGCGGCTGATCCGCACCTCGGTGTTCCGCCTGACCAAGGACGGCTGGCTGAAGGCCGACAAGGTCGGCCGGCGCAGCTACTACAGCCTCACCGGCCCCGGCCGGCGGCGCTTCGAGAAGGCCTTCAAGCGCATCTATACCAGCAGTCTGCCGGCCTGGGACGGCACCTGGTGCCTGGCGGTGCTCTCCCAGCTGGAGGCGGACAAGCGCAAGCAGGTGCGCGAGGAGCTGGAGTGGCAGGGCTTCGGCGCGCTGGCGCCGACCGTGCTGGCCAACCCGCGCTGCGACCGCGCCGACGTGGCGGCGACCCTGCAGGAGCTGGAGGCGCTGGACGACACCATCCTGTTCGAGACCACCGCCCAGGAGGTGCTGGCCTCGCGGGCGCTGCGCCTGCAGGTGCGTGAGAGCTGGAAGATCGACGCCCTCGGCGCCCACTACAGCGAGTTCATCCAGCTGTTCCGCCCGCTCTGGCAGGCGCTGCGCGAGGCCGACCGGCACGAGCCGCAGGACTGCTTCCTGGCCCGCACCCTGCTGATCCACGAATACCGCAAGCTGCTGCTGCGCGACCCGCAGCTGCCCGACGAGCTGCTCCCCGGCGACTGGGAAGGGCGCGCCGCGCGCCAGCTGTGCCGCAACATCTACCGGCTGATCTATGCCCCGGCCGAGCAGTGGCTGAACCAGGTGCTGGAAACCGCCGACGGCCCGCTGCCGGAAGCCGGCGAGAACTTCTACCAGCGCTTCGGCGGGCTGCGCTGA
- a CDS encoding amine dehydrogenase large subunit, with product MRLPPFLARTTLALGMALAGAAQAELPAEELGQVTLPFPPEPHRAYVVDVEFENMIATRVTVIDPDNKRMLGMLSTGGMAPMVPSRDQKRLYTADTYWSRYVRGTRTDMLTAWDSSTLSPLWEVEIPPKRANSITERYALTTSSDDRFVYIYNFTPSTSVTVVDVQARKAVNEIAISGCILNYPVGARRFASLCGDGSLQVLTLDDNGKEVSRHQTPMFDPNQVKMVERAVAKGDTYYFTTTEGVVHPVDLSGDKPKFLPTWSLVSEDEKKAGWAPGGWQMMALAPQLDRLYVLMHPDHQPLMWEDPSTIVWVYDLKTRKKIGTLEAPGLMWSLHATSDANPLLLGTTVTGDMEVFDLKSGKHTGTVEKVAKTPTLIQSH from the coding sequence ATGCGACTACCCCCTTTCCTTGCACGCACGACCCTGGCGCTCGGCATGGCGCTGGCCGGCGCCGCCCAGGCCGAACTGCCGGCGGAAGAACTCGGTCAGGTCACCCTGCCCTTCCCGCCGGAACCGCACCGCGCCTACGTCGTCGACGTCGAGTTCGAGAACATGATCGCCACCCGGGTCACCGTGATCGACCCGGACAACAAGCGCATGCTCGGCATGCTCAGCACCGGCGGCATGGCGCCGATGGTGCCCTCGCGCGACCAGAAGCGGCTCTATACCGCCGACACCTACTGGTCGCGCTACGTGCGCGGCACCCGCACCGACATGCTCACCGCCTGGGACAGCTCGACCCTATCGCCGCTGTGGGAGGTGGAGATTCCGCCCAAGCGCGCCAACAGCATCACCGAGCGCTACGCGCTGACCACCAGCAGCGACGACCGCTTCGTCTACATCTACAACTTCACCCCGTCGACCTCGGTCACCGTGGTCGACGTCCAGGCGCGCAAGGCCGTCAACGAGATCGCCATCAGCGGCTGCATCCTCAACTACCCGGTGGGCGCGCGGCGCTTCGCCTCGCTGTGCGGCGACGGCAGCCTGCAGGTGCTGACCCTCGACGACAACGGCAAGGAAGTCTCCCGCCACCAGACGCCGATGTTCGATCCCAACCAGGTGAAGATGGTCGAGCGCGCCGTGGCCAAGGGCGACACCTACTACTTCACCACCACCGAAGGCGTGGTCCACCCGGTCGACCTGTCCGGCGACAAGCCGAAGTTCCTGCCGACCTGGTCGCTGGTCAGCGAGGACGAGAAGAAGGCCGGCTGGGCGCCCGGCGGCTGGCAGATGATGGCGCTGGCGCCGCAGCTCGACCGCCTCTACGTGCTGATGCACCCCGACCACCAGCCGCTGATGTGGGAAGATCCGAGCACCATCGTCTGGGTCTACGACCTGAAGACCCGGAAGAAGATCGGCACCCTGGAGGCGCCCGGCCTGATGTGGAGCCTGCACGCCACCAGCGACGCCAACCCGCTGCTGCTCGGCACCACCGTCACCGGCGACATGGAAGTGTTCGATCTGAAGAGCGGCAAGCACACCGGCACCGTGGAGAAGGTCGCCAAGACGCCGACCCTGATCCAGAGCCACTGA
- a CDS encoding MauE/DoxX family redox-associated membrane protein — translation MPIDPILIHACALALAAILATAATHKLRAPHWFAAQLRAYALLPEALLGPAARVLPLVEGAIAVALLLPASRAAAALAGAALMLAYAGAIAINLQRGRHDIDCGCAGPGASQPLRPALLLRNAALLGLALLAALPPLSRSLGLFDGFVALAAAAVILLLYAAADGLLTNAPRLLKLTGR, via the coding sequence ATGCCCATCGACCCGATCCTGATCCACGCCTGCGCCCTGGCGCTGGCGGCGATCCTCGCCACCGCGGCGACCCACAAGCTGCGCGCGCCGCACTGGTTCGCCGCGCAGCTGCGGGCCTACGCGCTGCTGCCCGAGGCCCTGCTCGGCCCGGCGGCGCGGGTCCTGCCGCTGGTCGAGGGCGCCATCGCCGTGGCCCTGCTGCTGCCGGCGAGCCGCGCCGCGGCGGCGCTGGCGGGCGCGGCGCTGATGCTGGCGTACGCCGGCGCCATCGCCATCAACCTGCAGCGCGGTCGCCACGACATCGACTGCGGCTGCGCCGGCCCCGGCGCCAGCCAGCCGCTGCGCCCGGCGCTGCTGCTGCGCAACGCCGCGCTGCTCGGCCTGGCGCTGCTCGCCGCGCTGCCGCCGCTGTCCCGCTCGCTAGGCCTGTTCGACGGTTTCGTCGCCCTCGCCGCCGCGGCGGTCATCCTGCTGCTCTACGCGGCGGCCGACGGTCTGCTGACCAACGCCCCGCGCCTGCTCAAACTGACTGGAAGGTGA
- the mauD gene encoding methylamine dehydrogenase accessory protein MauD: MEALIVSNILLWVLLIVLAFVLMGLVRQIGVLHARLAPAGALVIDKGVAVNAAAPQITAADRNGRPVNFGYPSDRGQLLFFLSPSCPICKSLLPAVKAIAKARSDLDVVYVSDGEPEAQAALIREFKLDDAAYVVGPEVGMTYQIGKLPYAVLIDKAGTLRAKGLVNSREHLDSLFEAEQMGIASLQDYLHNPDHAHGHDNAVKIHQ, encoded by the coding sequence ATGGAAGCCCTGATCGTTTCCAACATCCTGCTGTGGGTCCTGCTGATCGTCCTGGCCTTCGTGCTGATGGGCCTGGTGCGCCAGATCGGCGTGCTGCACGCTCGCCTCGCCCCGGCCGGCGCCCTGGTGATCGACAAGGGCGTGGCGGTCAACGCCGCCGCGCCGCAGATCACCGCCGCCGACCGCAACGGCCGTCCGGTGAACTTCGGCTACCCCTCCGACCGCGGCCAGCTGTTGTTCTTCCTCTCGCCCAGCTGCCCGATCTGCAAGTCGCTGCTGCCGGCGGTCAAGGCCATCGCCAAGGCGCGCAGCGACCTCGACGTGGTCTACGTCAGCGACGGCGAGCCGGAAGCCCAGGCCGCGCTGATCCGCGAGTTCAAGCTGGACGACGCCGCCTACGTGGTCGGCCCGGAGGTCGGCATGACCTACCAGATCGGCAAGCTGCCCTACGCGGTACTGATCGATAAGGCCGGCACCCTGCGCGCCAAGGGCCTGGTCAACTCCCGCGAGCATCTGGACAGCCTGTTCGAGGCCGAGCAGATGGGCATCGCCTCCCTGCAGGACTACCTGCACAACCCCGACCACGCTCACGGCCACGACAACGCCGTGAAGATCCACCAATAA
- a CDS encoding methylamine dehydrogenase light chain, with product MKLLDMLFERSARRVADVTSRRQALSRLGSWLVAGAALPLLLPIDRASKAHAETGNPGDPGDPSNCDYWRHCSVDGFLCSCCGGTTTSCPPGTEVSQITWVGTCRNPADGKNYVISYNDCCGKQACGRCACTRNDSEEPMYRPFNNNDVNWCLGAKSNSVYNCTVSVIRGVAS from the coding sequence ATGAAACTACTGGACATGCTGTTCGAGCGCTCCGCGCGCCGGGTCGCCGACGTCACCTCGCGCCGCCAGGCGCTGTCGCGCCTGGGCTCCTGGCTGGTGGCCGGCGCCGCCCTGCCGCTGCTGCTGCCCATCGACCGCGCCTCCAAGGCCCACGCCGAAACCGGCAACCCCGGCGATCCGGGCGATCCCAGCAACTGCGACTACTGGCGCCACTGCTCGGTGGACGGCTTCCTGTGCAGCTGCTGCGGCGGCACCACCACCAGCTGCCCGCCGGGCACCGAAGTGTCGCAGATCACCTGGGTCGGCACCTGCCGCAACCCGGCCGACGGCAAGAACTACGTGATCTCCTACAACGACTGCTGCGGCAAGCAGGCCTGCGGCCGCTGCGCCTGCACCCGCAACGACAGCGAGGAGCCGATGTACCGGCCGTTCAACAACAACGACGTCAACTGGTGCCTGGGCGCCAAGTCCAACAGCGTCTACAACTGCACCGTCTCGGTGATCCGCGGCGTCGCGTCGTGA
- a CDS encoding cytochrome C — MRLLILAGLAAVLAAPPALARAIPDPQQKPAPGNEAPQTPIAQAGYSAATNYQLQCLGCHLTHGEGAPRNDTPRMTGFVGNFLRVEGGRDFLVRVPGVAQSALSDAQIAELLNWILDPQGMAGASTPADFRPYSATEVGQVRRQALLNLPGTRAELIARMRAQGIAIDDGMGTP, encoded by the coding sequence ATGCGACTGCTGATCCTCGCCGGACTGGCCGCCGTGCTGGCGGCGCCGCCGGCGCTGGCCCGCGCCATTCCCGACCCGCAACAGAAACCGGCGCCCGGCAACGAGGCGCCGCAGACGCCGATCGCCCAGGCCGGCTACAGCGCGGCGACCAACTACCAGCTGCAGTGCCTGGGCTGCCACCTGACCCACGGCGAGGGCGCGCCGCGCAACGACACGCCACGGATGACCGGCTTCGTCGGCAACTTCCTGCGCGTCGAGGGCGGCCGCGACTTCCTGGTCCGCGTCCCCGGCGTGGCCCAGTCGGCGCTCAGCGACGCGCAGATCGCCGAGCTGCTCAACTGGATCCTCGATCCGCAGGGTATGGCCGGCGCCAGCACCCCGGCCGACTTCCGCCCCTACAGCGCCACGGAAGTCGGCCAGGTGCGCCGCCAGGCCCTGCTCAACCTGCCCGGCACCCGCGCCGAGCTGATCGCCCGGATGCGCGCGCAGGGCATCGCCATCGACGACGGCATGGGCACGCCGTAG
- a CDS encoding aldehyde dehydrogenase family protein → MSVVNVLPQVAAFLQRRHGCFIDGQWLIDDSPRSPVLDPASGERIAEVAEADEALLDRAVQSAHAAFRNGVWSGLRPADRERILLRFAALVEEHGEELAQLETLNQGKSINTSRMLDVGASVEFMRYMAGWATKIEGQSLDVSIPIPQGARYTAFARREPVGVVAGIIPWNFPLMIALWKAMPALACGCTVVLKPASETPLSALRLVELAHEAGVPAGALNLVTGRGSRIGNALAGHPLVSKVSFTGSTEVGRGVGIAAMQNMTRFALELGGKNPMIVLADADLDKAVQGALLGGLLNQGQVCAAASRFYVHRSRYAEFVARLGEAVAALKVGPGMDASAAINPLVSRRQQQSVLEHIARARAEGARVVAGGTPLEGAGFYVQPTVLADVRQEMGIARDEVFGPVLSVLAFDSDEEAIALANDSEYGLAASLWTNDLTKAMNLVPRIEAGTVWVNAHVLLDPNMPFGGVKQSGVGREFGRAVIEAYTEIKSVCIAH, encoded by the coding sequence ATGAGTGTCGTCAACGTCCTGCCGCAGGTCGCGGCCTTTCTTCAGCGCCGTCACGGCTGCTTCATCGACGGCCAGTGGCTGATCGACGACAGCCCGCGCAGCCCGGTGCTCGACCCGGCCAGCGGCGAGCGCATCGCCGAGGTCGCCGAGGCCGACGAGGCGCTGCTCGACCGCGCCGTGCAGTCGGCCCATGCCGCGTTCAGGAACGGCGTGTGGTCGGGCCTGCGCCCGGCCGACCGCGAGCGCATCCTGCTGCGCTTCGCCGCGCTGGTCGAGGAACACGGCGAGGAGCTGGCGCAGCTGGAAACCCTCAACCAGGGCAAGTCGATCAACACCTCGCGCATGCTCGACGTCGGCGCCAGCGTCGAGTTCATGCGCTACATGGCCGGCTGGGCGACCAAGATCGAGGGCCAGAGCCTCGACGTGTCGATCCCCATCCCGCAGGGCGCGCGCTACACCGCCTTCGCCCGCCGCGAGCCGGTCGGCGTGGTGGCCGGGATCATCCCGTGGAACTTCCCGCTGATGATCGCCCTGTGGAAGGCCATGCCGGCGCTGGCCTGCGGCTGCACCGTGGTGCTCAAGCCGGCGAGCGAAACCCCGCTGTCGGCCCTGCGCCTGGTCGAGCTGGCCCATGAGGCCGGGGTGCCGGCCGGCGCGCTGAACCTGGTCACCGGCCGCGGCAGCCGCATCGGCAACGCCCTGGCCGGCCACCCGCTGGTGAGCAAGGTGTCGTTCACCGGCTCCACCGAGGTCGGCCGCGGCGTCGGCATCGCCGCCATGCAGAACATGACCCGCTTCGCCCTCGAACTGGGCGGCAAGAACCCGATGATCGTGCTGGCCGACGCCGACCTCGACAAGGCCGTGCAGGGTGCGCTGCTCGGCGGCCTGCTCAACCAGGGCCAGGTGTGCGCCGCCGCCTCGCGCTTCTACGTGCACCGCTCGCGCTACGCCGAGTTCGTCGCCCGGCTGGGCGAGGCGGTGGCCGCGCTGAAGGTCGGGCCGGGCATGGATGCGAGCGCGGCGATCAACCCGCTGGTGTCGCGCCGCCAGCAGCAGAGCGTGCTGGAGCACATCGCCCGGGCCCGCGCCGAGGGCGCCCGCGTGGTGGCCGGCGGTACGCCGCTGGAGGGCGCCGGCTTCTACGTGCAGCCCACCGTGCTGGCCGACGTGCGCCAGGAGATGGGCATCGCCCGCGACGAGGTGTTCGGCCCGGTGCTCTCGGTGCTGGCCTTCGACAGCGACGAGGAGGCCATCGCCCTGGCCAACGACAGCGAATACGGCCTGGCCGCCAGCCTGTGGACCAACGACCTGACCAAGGCGATGAACCTGGTGCCGCGCATCGAGGCCGGCACCGTGTGGGTCAACGCCCATGTGCTGCTCGACCCCAACATGCCGTTCGGCGGGGTCAAGCAGTCCGGCGTCGGCCGCGAGTTCGGCCGCGCGGTGATCGAGGCCTATACCGAGATCAAGTCGGTGTGCATCGCCCACTGA